In Pedosphaera parvula Ellin514, the following proteins share a genomic window:
- the xseA gene encoding exodeoxyribonuclease VII large subunit, which produces MAKPVKSQWDFGELFPREATRTVLTVSEVTSKVKGLLERQIGQVWVTGEVTNFRAQSSGHFYFTIKDVESQLSCVLFRNDARDSRNFIQDGRKVILQGELTVYVPRGQYQMRVTAVELQGVGALQAAFEKLKQKLNTEGLFAQERKRALPRFPQCIGIVTSPTGAAIRDVLHVIQRRNPALEIILAPCRVQGQGAAEEIAASIRLLNEWNSKMSPASGQPLDLILITRGGGSLEDLWAFNEEVVARAIFESQLPVVSAVGHEIDFTISDFVADFRAATPSAAAEIITQDVVASCQFLSAVNARMRELFRQRLEDKEYEMVHLLQRLQRTHPSRRVNEFLQHLDDLRSSLLRCAKHGVRNQQTDWRNLFERLQRVRPRQLLKQRRELLNQAQNRLHEQAGHHLQNCQSRLATLNARLRLLGPEQVLARGYSITLDAETGALIYSDKQVRAGQKLKTRLKTGEVRSTVDDG; this is translated from the coding sequence ATGGCCAAGCCAGTCAAATCACAATGGGATTTTGGTGAGTTGTTTCCCCGGGAAGCAACCCGCACTGTGCTCACCGTTTCCGAAGTGACTTCCAAGGTAAAGGGATTGCTTGAACGCCAGATTGGCCAGGTTTGGGTGACTGGTGAAGTGACCAACTTTCGCGCGCAAAGTTCCGGCCACTTTTATTTCACCATCAAGGATGTTGAATCGCAACTCAGTTGTGTTTTGTTTCGCAATGATGCCCGGGACAGCCGCAATTTCATTCAAGACGGCCGCAAAGTCATCCTGCAAGGTGAGCTCACGGTTTATGTTCCCCGTGGTCAGTATCAAATGCGGGTCACCGCCGTCGAACTGCAGGGTGTTGGGGCATTGCAAGCCGCGTTCGAGAAGCTGAAACAAAAACTGAACACGGAAGGGTTATTCGCCCAGGAACGCAAGCGCGCCCTGCCACGTTTCCCGCAGTGTATCGGCATCGTTACTTCCCCGACCGGCGCGGCTATTCGCGATGTCCTGCACGTCATTCAACGCCGCAATCCGGCGTTGGAAATAATTCTCGCTCCTTGCCGCGTGCAAGGGCAGGGGGCGGCTGAGGAAATCGCCGCTTCGATCCGGCTACTCAATGAATGGAATTCGAAAATGTCTCCTGCGTCAGGCCAGCCACTTGACCTCATACTGATTACCCGCGGTGGCGGCAGTCTCGAAGATCTTTGGGCGTTTAACGAAGAAGTTGTCGCCCGCGCCATTTTTGAATCACAACTCCCCGTGGTCTCCGCCGTCGGCCATGAAATTGATTTCACAATCAGTGATTTTGTTGCTGATTTCCGGGCCGCCACTCCCAGCGCGGCTGCTGAAATCATCACTCAGGACGTGGTTGCCAGTTGTCAGTTCCTTTCCGCAGTGAACGCCCGCATGCGCGAACTTTTCCGCCAGCGCCTCGAGGATAAGGAGTACGAGATGGTGCATCTTTTGCAACGACTCCAGCGCACGCATCCCAGTCGTCGCGTTAACGAATTCCTGCAACACCTTGATGACCTGAGATCCAGTCTGCTGCGCTGCGCCAAGCACGGTGTTCGCAATCAGCAAACGGACTGGCGAAACCTTTTTGAGCGACTCCAACGCGTGCGTCCACGTCAGTTGCTCAAGCAGCGCCGGGAATTGCTCAATCAAGCGCAAAATCGCTTGCATGAACAGGCGGGCCACCACTTGCAGAATTGCCAGAGCCGCTTGGCCACCCTTAACGCACGGTTGCGCCTGCTAGGCCCTGAACAAGTTCTCGCGCGTGGCTATTCCATTACCCTGGATGCGGAAACTGGCGCACTCATCTACTCTGACAAGCAAGTAAGAGCGGGGCAAAAACTCAAGACGCGGTTAAAGACCGGCGAGGTTCGCAGCACAGTAGATGATGGGTAA
- the xseB gene encoding exodeoxyribonuclease VII small subunit, producing the protein MPFEEALKKLESIVDAMESGDLPLEALLSKFEEGTRLAKACQTKLADAELKIQKLEKSSSGETTLTPLSNDLSEEEQPKYE; encoded by the coding sequence TTGCCCTTTGAAGAGGCGCTGAAAAAGCTTGAGTCCATCGTTGACGCGATGGAATCGGGCGACCTACCTTTGGAAGCATTGTTGTCTAAATTTGAAGAGGGCACACGTTTGGCAAAGGCGTGCCAGACAAAGTTGGCTGATGCAGAATTGAAAATTCAGAAACTGGAAAAGAGTTCCTCGGGTGAGACGACCCTCACCCCGCTTTCCAACGATTTATCAGAAGAAGAGCAACCAAAATATGAGTAG
- the dxs gene encoding 1-deoxy-D-xylulose-5-phosphate synthase — protein MSRYLDMIDGPAHVKKLTLPQLHQLAEEIRYELITKLSKNGGHLGPNLGVVELTMALHYVFTTPKDKFVWDVSHQIYVHKILTGRKDRFHTIRTTDGLNGFALRTESEHDCYGAGHAGTALSAALGMCAARDQRGTDEQIISIFGDAALTNGISFEGLNNISTTTKKFIGILNDNEWSIAKNVGAIASYLNKLITNPRYNRLQKDFERWLRRMPKGDLAIKLGHKAEEAFKGAVNDITLQQNPASTESDGRGGFGSSLIFEEMGLRYLGPIDGHDLPLLINCLEFAKTCDHPVVLHVLTKKGKGYDVAIQQPEKFHGTGPYDVQTGASPAAKPGVAPAWQDVFGQTMVKLCQNNNNIVGITAAMPSGTGLKFLEKAMPQKYYDVGIAEEHAVLFAAGMATMGFHPVCAIYSTFLQRSYDIIIHDVALQDLPVIFCMDRAGLSPQDGPTHHGLFDISYLRCVPNIIAMAPKDEDELVDMMFTATHQNHPTFIRYPRGAGEGVPIKDQPRMLEIGKAEVIQNFFNTGGRKVALFGLGNMMSVARKAAMELTAEGFDVAIVNPRFTKPIDAGTTEFYGRAADLVVTLEDHVLPGGYGSSVLELFSEKQIQTPVVRIGWPDKFIEHASSVEYLREKHGLTVPSTVAQVKAHFATAVEVSATKFPVVA, from the coding sequence ATGAGTAGATACCTGGACATGATCGACGGCCCGGCGCACGTCAAAAAACTGACCCTCCCACAATTGCATCAACTGGCGGAAGAAATTCGCTATGAGCTGATCACCAAACTTTCCAAGAATGGTGGTCACTTGGGACCCAACCTGGGAGTTGTTGAACTGACAATGGCTTTGCACTATGTGTTTACCACTCCCAAGGACAAATTTGTCTGGGATGTCAGCCATCAGATTTATGTCCACAAAATTCTTACCGGCCGTAAAGATCGCTTTCATACCATTCGCACCACCGATGGTCTCAATGGCTTTGCGTTGCGGACGGAGAGTGAGCACGATTGCTATGGTGCGGGTCACGCGGGCACTGCGCTCTCGGCCGCGCTGGGAATGTGCGCCGCTCGCGATCAACGCGGGACTGATGAACAGATAATTTCCATCTTCGGCGATGCCGCACTGACCAACGGCATTTCTTTTGAAGGTCTGAACAACATTTCCACCACGACCAAGAAGTTCATCGGCATCCTCAACGACAATGAGTGGAGCATTGCCAAGAACGTGGGTGCCATTGCCAGCTACCTCAACAAGCTGATCACCAATCCGCGATACAACCGGTTGCAGAAGGATTTTGAGCGCTGGTTGCGCCGTATGCCCAAAGGCGATCTTGCGATTAAACTTGGTCATAAGGCCGAAGAAGCGTTCAAGGGAGCTGTCAATGACATTACCCTCCAGCAGAATCCCGCCAGCACCGAATCCGATGGGCGTGGCGGCTTTGGCAGCAGCCTGATCTTCGAAGAAATGGGCTTGCGTTACCTGGGACCGATCGATGGTCATGATCTGCCATTGCTCATCAACTGCCTGGAGTTTGCAAAGACCTGCGATCATCCCGTCGTTCTCCATGTCTTGACCAAAAAAGGGAAGGGCTATGATGTCGCCATTCAACAACCTGAAAAGTTTCACGGCACCGGACCATACGACGTTCAAACGGGTGCGTCTCCCGCAGCCAAGCCTGGAGTTGCTCCCGCCTGGCAGGATGTGTTTGGCCAAACCATGGTCAAACTTTGTCAGAACAACAACAATATCGTAGGCATCACAGCGGCCATGCCGAGCGGAACAGGATTGAAGTTCCTGGAGAAGGCCATGCCGCAAAAGTATTACGACGTTGGCATTGCTGAAGAGCATGCTGTTCTGTTTGCCGCGGGTATGGCCACGATGGGATTCCATCCTGTGTGCGCCATCTATTCCACTTTCCTCCAACGCTCTTATGACATCATCATTCATGATGTGGCTTTGCAGGATCTGCCCGTTATTTTCTGCATGGATCGCGCCGGTCTTTCTCCTCAGGACGGTCCGACCCACCATGGTCTGTTTGATATTTCTTATCTCCGTTGCGTGCCCAACATCATTGCCATGGCGCCCAAGGATGAAGATGAACTGGTGGATATGATGTTTACTGCCACGCATCAAAACCATCCTACCTTCATTCGTTATCCTCGTGGTGCGGGTGAAGGTGTGCCCATCAAGGATCAGCCCAGGATGTTGGAGATTGGCAAAGCCGAAGTCATCCAGAATTTCTTTAACACTGGCGGACGCAAGGTCGCCCTGTTTGGTCTCGGTAATATGATGAGTGTCGCGCGCAAGGCGGCGATGGAACTGACGGCTGAAGGTTTTGACGTAGCCATTGTCAATCCACGGTTTACCAAACCGATTGATGCCGGTACCACGGAATTCTACGGTCGCGCTGCCGATTTGGTGGTCACGCTGGAAGATCACGTACTGCCTGGCGGTTACGGCAGCAGCGTCCTTGAGCTCTTCAGTGAAAAGCAAATCCAGACACCGGTAGTGCGGATTGGCTGGCCTGATAAGTTTATTGAACATGCCTCCTCGGTGGAATACCTCCGTGAAAAGCATGGTCTCACCGTTCCAAGCACTGTCGCCCAGGTCAAAGCTCATTTCGCCACGGCGGTGGAGGTTTCGGCGACCAAGTTCCCGGTCGTCGCCTGA
- the icd gene encoding isocitrate dehydrogenase (NADP(+)) — MTPPAGGKISIQNGKLNVPENPIIPFIRGDGTGPDIWAASQRVFDAAVQKAYGGKRKVSWFEVFAGEASKNKFDNWLPDDTVDAFKEFLVGIKGPLTTPVGGGIRSLNVALRQMLDLYVCLRPVQYFTGVPSPVKHPEKVEMVIFRENTEDIYAGIEYAGGTPEAQKVLEFLAQNFPKDFAKIRFGTKQAIADYMKLASPDHDASHIPVQVGLGIKPVSNVGTIRLIKSAIEYAIREKRKSVTIVHKGNIMKFTEGAFRDWGYSAAERIFGDKVYTWAKWEKTKKEKGEAAANEEQKAALKGGAILIKDAIADIALQQVLTRPEDFDVIATLNLNGDYLSDALAAQVGGIGIAPGGNINFVTGHAIFEATHGTAPKYANQDKVNPGSVVLSGEMMFRYLGWTEVADLIIKGLNGAIGSKRVTYDFARMMEGATEIKCSEFGENMIAHM; from the coding sequence ATTACGCCGCCTGCAGGCGGCAAGATCTCGATTCAGAACGGGAAGCTCAATGTTCCCGAAAATCCAATCATCCCTTTCATTCGCGGCGACGGCACAGGTCCCGACATTTGGGCTGCCAGCCAGCGCGTGTTTGATGCGGCGGTGCAAAAAGCCTATGGCGGCAAGCGCAAGGTTTCATGGTTCGAAGTCTTCGCCGGCGAAGCTTCCAAAAATAAGTTTGATAATTGGTTGCCGGATGACACCGTGGATGCTTTCAAGGAATTCCTGGTCGGTATCAAAGGTCCGCTTACCACTCCGGTTGGCGGCGGAATCCGTTCGCTGAATGTCGCACTGCGGCAGATGCTGGACCTTTATGTTTGCCTGCGTCCGGTTCAATACTTTACTGGTGTGCCTTCCCCGGTGAAGCATCCGGAAAAAGTGGAGATGGTAATCTTCCGTGAAAACACTGAGGACATCTACGCCGGCATTGAGTACGCTGGCGGCACGCCGGAAGCCCAAAAAGTTCTCGAATTTCTTGCCCAAAATTTTCCAAAAGATTTTGCCAAGATTCGTTTCGGGACCAAGCAAGCCATTGCTGATTACATGAAGCTTGCATCACCTGACCACGATGCCTCGCACATTCCCGTGCAGGTGGGATTGGGCATCAAGCCGGTCTCGAATGTCGGCACGATCCGGTTGATCAAATCGGCCATCGAATATGCCATCCGCGAGAAGCGCAAGAGCGTTACGATTGTTCACAAGGGTAACATCATGAAGTTTACTGAGGGTGCCTTCCGCGATTGGGGTTACTCCGCAGCGGAACGTATTTTCGGCGACAAGGTTTACACCTGGGCCAAGTGGGAGAAAACCAAGAAGGAAAAAGGTGAAGCGGCTGCCAATGAAGAGCAGAAGGCTGCCCTCAAGGGCGGTGCCATTCTCATCAAGGATGCGATTGCTGACATTGCCCTGCAACAGGTGCTGACCCGGCCGGAAGACTTCGATGTCATCGCCACGCTCAATTTGAACGGCGATTATCTATCCGACGCCCTGGCGGCTCAAGTGGGTGGCATCGGTATCGCTCCCGGTGGAAATATTAATTTCGTCACCGGTCACGCCATCTTTGAAGCCACGCACGGTACGGCTCCAAAGTATGCGAACCAGGACAAGGTCAATCCGGGTAGCGTCGTTCTCAGCGGTGAAATGATGTTCCGCTATCTCGGCTGGACAGAAGTTGCCGACCTGATCATCAAGGGCCTCAATGGCGCGATTGGATCGAAGCGCGTCACGTATGACTTTGCGCGCATGATGGAAGGCGCCACCGAAATCAAGTGTTCCGAATTCGGTGAGAACATGATCGCTCATATGTAA
- a CDS encoding DUF885 domain-containing protein encodes MHRVLLSIIALVLGCSSLKAQTNTSYSELCQSLIENKSHKADTERIQELYQIHWEYLMHEYPEWATYVGYPGQNDRWTDNSLKAIEHRKKLLQIPLKALQSIDRTKLDQANQLNYDLLKERIKHEIEGTRFKGEYLAINQLGGVQQDVPQLLEVMPRKTVKDYENILTRLKGVPTVVNQTMVLLKKGLESKITEPRITLRDVPDQIQSQMVAEPLKNPILLAFTSFPADVPKADQDRLLAEAGMMLTNQIIPAFAELKKFMVDSYIPGARETVGLSDLPDGSAWYQMNIRNITTTSLTPEQIHQIGLSEVKRIHKEMETVMKESGFKGGLDEFFVYLRTDPKFYFDDAESLLSAYRDIAKRADPELCKIIGKLPRLTYGVTPVPSYSEKSQTTAYYQPGSPKAHRPGYFYANTYDLKTRPKWEMEPLSLHESVPGHHIQLALAQEMENVPELRKEESYTAFVEGWGLYAESLGGEMGFYKDPYAKFGRLTYEMWRAIRLVVDTGMHAKGWSRQQAIDYFKANASKNEHDITVEVDRYIVWPGQALAYKIGELKIKELRAYSKKELGDKFDIRSFHDEVLDNGALPLNVLEKHIKEWVATQKVEGKSVASGK; translated from the coding sequence ATGCATCGGGTTTTACTCTCCATCATTGCGCTAGTGCTTGGTTGTTCCTCGCTCAAGGCTCAAACAAATACTTCTTATTCGGAGCTCTGCCAAAGTCTTATCGAGAATAAGTCCCACAAGGCAGACACAGAACGAATCCAGGAACTTTACCAGATTCATTGGGAGTACCTGATGCATGAGTATCCCGAGTGGGCGACTTACGTGGGTTATCCCGGCCAAAATGACCGCTGGACTGATAATTCACTGAAAGCCATTGAACACCGAAAGAAACTGCTTCAAATTCCGCTTAAGGCTCTTCAATCCATCGACCGCACGAAACTGGACCAGGCGAATCAACTCAATTATGACCTTTTAAAAGAGCGAATTAAACATGAGATCGAAGGAACCCGGTTCAAAGGCGAATATCTTGCCATTAATCAACTGGGAGGGGTGCAGCAGGATGTGCCTCAATTGCTGGAAGTCATGCCGCGCAAGACGGTGAAGGACTATGAGAATATTCTGACACGGCTCAAGGGGGTGCCAACAGTTGTAAATCAAACCATGGTTCTGCTCAAAAAAGGATTGGAAAGCAAAATTACCGAGCCTCGAATCACCTTGCGCGATGTGCCGGACCAAATCCAAAGTCAGATGGTGGCAGAACCTCTGAAAAATCCCATTCTCCTGGCTTTCACCAGTTTTCCTGCCGATGTGCCAAAGGCTGATCAGGATCGTTTGCTGGCCGAGGCTGGCATGATGCTCACCAATCAGATTATTCCTGCCTTCGCCGAGCTCAAAAAATTCATGGTGGATAGTTATATTCCCGGGGCACGCGAAACTGTTGGTCTAAGCGATCTGCCTGATGGCAGCGCGTGGTATCAAATGAATATCCGCAACATCACCACCACGTCACTTACTCCCGAGCAAATCCACCAGATAGGGTTATCCGAAGTGAAGCGAATTCACAAAGAGATGGAAACGGTGATGAAGGAAAGCGGATTCAAAGGCGGTCTGGATGAATTCTTTGTTTATTTGCGAACAGACCCAAAATTTTACTTCGACGATGCTGAAAGTCTTTTGAGTGCCTATCGGGATATTGCCAAACGCGCCGACCCGGAACTCTGCAAGATCATTGGCAAGTTGCCACGTCTTACCTATGGAGTGACGCCTGTCCCCAGCTACTCCGAGAAGTCGCAGACGACAGCTTACTATCAACCAGGTTCTCCCAAGGCACATCGACCCGGCTATTTTTATGCCAATACCTATGACCTGAAGACACGCCCAAAATGGGAAATGGAACCGCTTTCCTTGCATGAATCCGTTCCCGGCCATCACATCCAACTGGCGTTGGCACAGGAAATGGAGAACGTGCCAGAGTTGCGGAAGGAAGAGAGTTACACAGCCTTTGTTGAGGGTTGGGGACTTTATGCCGAAAGTCTTGGTGGAGAAATGGGATTTTACAAGGACCCGTATGCGAAGTTCGGCCGCCTGACTTACGAAATGTGGCGTGCCATTCGTTTGGTGGTCGACACGGGAATGCACGCGAAGGGCTGGAGCCGTCAGCAGGCCATTGATTACTTCAAAGCCAATGCGAGCAAGAACGAGCATGACATCACGGTGGAAGTAGATCGATATATCGTCTGGCCCGGACAAGCTCTTGCTTACAAAATCGGTGAACTCAAGATAAAGGAGCTTCGTGCCTATTCCAAAAAGGAACTGGGTGATAAATTCGATATCCGTAGCTTCCACGACGAAGTGCTAGACAATGGCGCTCTACCGCTGAATGTCCTTGAGAAGCATATCAAGGAGTGGGTGGCCACGCAAAAAGTAGAAGGGAAGTCGGTAGCCTCCGGAAAGTAA
- the gluQRS gene encoding tRNA glutamyl-Q(34) synthetase GluQRS → MSPEDNKTNYRGRLAPSPTGYLHLGHARTFWTAQERAEAQGGTLVLRNEDLDPGRSKPEFVAAMLEDMHWFGLRWQEGPDAGGPFGPYNQGERKSVYLEAWRKLLAGGFIYPCKCSRKDIQQALHAPHQGEDEPVYPGTCRPTAGAKTDEVVTPAGVHWRFRVPVGEIISFTDGCFGSQKFVAGEDFGDFVVWRNDDVPAYQLAVVADDAAMQITEVVRGADLLSSTARQLLLYRALGFQPPAFYHCPLLTDEKGVRLAKRNDALSLRALRARGLKPEQIRANW, encoded by the coding sequence GTGAGCCCTGAAGACAACAAAACCAATTATCGCGGACGCCTGGCACCATCTCCAACGGGCTATTTGCATCTCGGCCATGCGCGAACTTTTTGGACAGCGCAGGAGCGGGCTGAAGCTCAGGGCGGAACTCTTGTTCTGCGAAATGAAGACCTGGACCCAGGCCGTTCAAAACCAGAGTTTGTCGCCGCGATGTTGGAGGACATGCACTGGTTTGGTTTGCGGTGGCAGGAAGGCCCAGACGCCGGTGGACCTTTCGGGCCATATAATCAGGGCGAAAGAAAATCCGTCTATCTTGAGGCATGGCGAAAGCTGCTCGCTGGAGGCTTCATTTATCCCTGCAAATGTTCGCGCAAGGATATCCAGCAGGCGCTTCATGCACCCCATCAAGGTGAAGACGAGCCGGTTTATCCCGGGACTTGCCGCCCCACGGCAGGAGCAAAGACCGATGAGGTTGTTACGCCTGCGGGTGTACATTGGAGGTTTCGTGTTCCGGTTGGCGAAATCATTTCGTTTACAGACGGATGTTTTGGTTCACAGAAATTTGTGGCAGGAGAAGACTTTGGTGATTTTGTGGTTTGGCGCAATGACGATGTACCGGCTTATCAACTCGCCGTCGTGGCGGATGATGCCGCCATGCAGATAACCGAAGTCGTGCGCGGTGCGGATTTGCTTTCCTCGACAGCCCGCCAATTACTCCTCTATCGGGCCCTGGGTTTTCAACCGCCAGCCTTTTATCATTGCCCGTTGCTGACCGATGAAAAAGGCGTGCGCCTGGCGAAACGTAACGATGCGCTTAGCCTGAGGGCGTTGCGCGCCCGGGGACTAAAGCCAGAACAGATACGTGCGAACTGGTAA
- a CDS encoding SDR family oxidoreductase, with amino-acid sequence MALAWITGANGLIGNYILRTSALYAKGWDARGITRPDFDLCEFEAVKRAFTEQKPQLVIHCAALSKSPACQANPLLARKVNIEVTKHLAGLAENIPFLFFSTDLVFDGRAGNYDEAAAVNPLSVYAETKVAAEEFVLGNPNHTVIRTSLNGGTSPTGDRGFNEEMRRAWQAGKTLNLFTDELRSPIPAIITARAVWELVSAQKPGLYHIAGSERMSRWQIGEVMAARWPHLHPKIQPGSLRDYQGAPRAPDASLNCAKAQALLSFPLPGLNDWLAAYPDEAF; translated from the coding sequence ATGGCATTGGCATGGATCACCGGTGCGAATGGTTTGATTGGAAACTATATCCTTCGCACTTCGGCCCTGTACGCCAAAGGGTGGGATGCTCGCGGAATTACCCGGCCTGACTTTGATCTATGCGAATTTGAGGCTGTAAAAAGGGCCTTCACGGAGCAAAAGCCGCAACTCGTCATTCACTGTGCCGCACTGAGCAAGAGCCCAGCCTGCCAGGCGAATCCCTTACTCGCACGGAAAGTCAACATCGAGGTTACGAAGCACCTGGCTGGATTGGCTGAGAATATCCCGTTCCTATTCTTCTCCACGGATTTGGTTTTTGACGGTCGTGCAGGCAATTACGATGAGGCTGCCGCCGTAAATCCACTCAGCGTTTATGCCGAAACCAAGGTTGCCGCCGAGGAATTTGTGCTCGGAAATCCCAATCACACCGTCATACGCACTTCATTGAACGGCGGCACCTCTCCCACTGGCGACCGCGGATTTAACGAAGAAATGCGACGCGCATGGCAGGCAGGCAAAACATTGAATTTGTTTACCGACGAGTTGCGCTCACCAATCCCCGCGATAATCACAGCACGCGCGGTGTGGGAATTAGTCTCCGCGCAGAAACCGGGATTATATCACATCGCCGGCAGCGAACGGATGTCCCGCTGGCAGATCGGCGAAGTTATGGCTGCTCGTTGGCCCCATCTTCATCCGAAAATCCAACCAGGCTCCCTCCGGGATTATCAGGGCGCGCCTCGTGCACCTGATGCGTCATTGAACTGCGCAAAAGCCCAGGCCTTGCTCAGCTTTCCCCTGCCCGGTCTAAACGACTGGCTGGCAGCCTATCCCGATGAAGCCTTTTAA
- a CDS encoding carbon-nitrogen hydrolase: MKSKLSSSVVNLGLIQTACSSNPSENLKKTLAFTEKAAKQGAQIICTQELFRSQYFCQSEDHEYFKLAEPIPGPSTQAFQKIAKKHGVVIVASLFERRASGVYHNTAAIIDADGSLLGIYRKMHIPDDPLFYEKFYFTPGDLGFKAWQTKFGKIGVLICWDQWYPEGARLTAMQGAEILFYPTAIGWHPKEKTEYGTNQHGAWELIQRSHAVANGCYVAVANRIGLEQPIGGDGLEFWGQSFVAGTSGQIISKASVDKEEILTVPVDLSKVDVTRTHWPFLRDRRIDAYDGLTKRLLD; encoded by the coding sequence ATGAAAAGTAAGTTGTCATCATCGGTTGTAAATCTTGGCCTGATCCAGACAGCCTGTTCTTCGAACCCTTCGGAGAACCTCAAAAAGACTTTGGCCTTCACCGAAAAAGCGGCCAAACAAGGTGCGCAAATTATCTGCACCCAGGAGTTATTTCGCTCACAATATTTTTGCCAGAGTGAGGATCACGAATATTTCAAGCTCGCCGAACCGATTCCTGGCCCCAGCACTCAAGCGTTCCAAAAAATAGCCAAAAAGCACGGTGTTGTAATCGTGGCTTCGCTTTTTGAAAGGCGTGCATCCGGCGTGTACCACAACACCGCCGCCATCATCGATGCAGATGGTTCCCTCCTTGGCATCTACCGCAAGATGCATATTCCGGATGATCCGCTCTTCTATGAAAAGTTTTATTTCACCCCGGGTGATTTGGGCTTCAAAGCCTGGCAGACCAAATTCGGAAAAATCGGTGTATTGATTTGTTGGGATCAGTGGTACCCTGAAGGAGCTCGTCTCACCGCCATGCAGGGCGCGGAAATTCTATTTTATCCAACGGCCATCGGTTGGCATCCCAAGGAAAAAACCGAATACGGCACGAACCAGCACGGGGCCTGGGAACTGATCCAACGCAGTCATGCCGTGGCCAATGGTTGCTATGTAGCCGTGGCGAACCGTATTGGTTTGGAACAACCGATCGGCGGCGATGGCTTGGAATTCTGGGGGCAAAGCTTTGTTGCCGGAACTTCCGGCCAAATCATTTCCAAGGCCAGCGTCGATAAGGAAGAAATTCTCACTGTGCCTGTCGATCTCAGCAAGGTGGATGTCACCCGGACGCATTGGCCATTCCTGCGCGACCGTCGAATCGATGCCTACGATGGCTTGACCAAACGGCTGCTCGACTGA
- a CDS encoding serine/threonine protein kinase, producing the protein MALFTIESEFRYEIVRKIIEGGMGVVYEAEQHGARNFVKRVAIKVVRQNYTDQNNFVNNFVGEAKLVADLIHTNIVQTYHLGEVRGMLFIAMELIRGVNLEQFAQQLTDKRCQLPKELAVFITSRVARGLAYAHSKTDKDGKPLGIVHRDVSFKNIMVAFEGDVKLTDFGIAKARGFLQDNEGEVVAGKADYMSPEQADFQITDCRSDLFSTGVVLAHLLLGYNIFKGATAEESRQRIMSHSIPDFRSLDMRIDDRLNEILHRALARKVEARYSTADEILYDLEHYIYHQGYGPTNETLGKFMRELFVQSMPPVFAESKGSTQILERTARIRNKV; encoded by the coding sequence ATGGCTCTCTTCACCATCGAAAGCGAATTTCGCTACGAAATTGTACGCAAGATAATCGAAGGCGGCATGGGTGTCGTGTATGAAGCCGAGCAACACGGTGCCCGCAACTTCGTGAAGCGCGTGGCCATCAAGGTGGTTCGTCAAAATTACACCGATCAAAATAACTTCGTGAATAATTTCGTCGGCGAGGCAAAATTGGTAGCCGACCTTATCCACACAAACATTGTTCAGACCTACCATCTTGGCGAGGTTCGCGGCATGCTCTTTATTGCAATGGAGTTGATACGCGGCGTAAACCTCGAGCAATTTGCCCAGCAATTGACGGATAAACGCTGCCAATTACCCAAGGAATTAGCCGTCTTCATCACCAGCCGGGTGGCACGTGGCCTGGCCTACGCCCATTCCAAAACCGACAAGGATGGAAAGCCGCTGGGAATCGTCCATCGCGATGTGAGTTTCAAGAACATCATGGTTGCCTTCGAAGGCGATGTGAAACTTACCGATTTCGGCATTGCCAAGGCGCGTGGATTTTTACAGGACAATGAAGGTGAAGTGGTCGCCGGCAAAGCCGATTACATGAGCCCCGAACAGGCTGATTTTCAAATCACTGACTGTCGGTCCGATCTTTTCTCGACCGGTGTGGTGCTGGCTCACCTGCTCCTGGGCTACAACATTTTCAAGGGAGCCACGGCCGAAGAGTCAAGGCAGCGGATCATGAGTCACAGCATCCCGGATTTTCGGAGTTTGGACATGCGCATCGATGACCGCCTGAATGAAATTTTGCATCGGGCACTGGCGCGAAAGGTCGAAGCCCGTTATTCTACTGCAGACGAAATATTGTACGACTTGGAACATTATATCTATCATCAGGGATACGGCCCAACCAATGAGACGTTGGGCAAGTTCATGCGGGAACTGTTTGTGCAGTCGATGCCTCCAGTTTTCGCCGAAAGCAAGGGCAGCACCCAAATTTTGGAACGTACCGCTCGTATCCGCAACAAAGTTTAA
- a CDS encoding HU family DNA-binding protein: MAKALSKSQLAAAIADKNGITKKQAVEILDHIAELAYKNAKNTFTLPGLGKLVLVNRKARVGRNPATGEQINIPAKRVVKFRVAKAAKDSILGAK; this comes from the coding sequence ATGGCTAAAGCACTGTCTAAGTCCCAGTTGGCGGCAGCGATCGCTGACAAGAATGGTATTACCAAGAAGCAAGCTGTTGAGATTCTCGATCATATCGCTGAGCTGGCTTATAAGAATGCCAAGAATACTTTCACCTTGCCTGGTTTGGGCAAGCTCGTGTTGGTGAATCGCAAGGCCCGTGTCGGTCGCAATCCTGCCACTGGCGAACAAATCAACATTCCAGCCAAGCGCGTGGTTAAGTTCCGCGTGGCCAAGGCTGCCAAGGACTCAATCCTCGGCGCCAAGTAA